In Pseudothermotoga hypogea DSM 11164 = NBRC 106472, the following are encoded in one genomic region:
- the mnmA gene encoding tRNA 2-thiouridine(34) synthase MnmA: MRVGVLLSGGVDSAVALYSLLEAGHEVIAYHMKTMPDEFYLTRQIKHKVCCSPADTFDAQLIAKHFSVPLKVIHVEDVFRRTVIQYYLEEYKNGRTPNPCYLCNRLIKFGFVMDLILNDGADMIASGHYARIVEGKLYRALDREKDQSYFLASIERRRLAKIIFPNGDKTKSQVREIAVKARIHVHSKQESQDLCFIPDGDQERFFKEHNVEFSEGPIYDVHGRELGRHKGLIRYTVGQRKLGISLGSRTYVVRIDPGRNAIIVGKEEDVYRKSFSVSRLNLLEYLPEEFTASVKVRKNTSEVPCFVRHNGSEAHVETQQPIFAITPGQAAVFYDGELVLGSGIIEEVL, encoded by the coding sequence TTGAGAGTCGGAGTTCTACTGAGTGGTGGAGTCGACAGCGCGGTGGCACTGTACAGTTTGCTCGAAGCAGGTCACGAGGTGATCGCCTATCACATGAAAACCATGCCGGACGAATTCTACCTCACCAGACAGATAAAACACAAAGTGTGTTGCTCTCCCGCCGACACGTTCGATGCTCAGCTGATAGCGAAACACTTTTCTGTGCCACTAAAAGTGATCCACGTGGAGGACGTCTTTCGTCGAACCGTGATCCAGTACTATCTGGAGGAATACAAAAACGGAAGAACGCCCAATCCATGCTATCTGTGCAACAGATTGATCAAGTTCGGTTTCGTGATGGATCTCATCCTGAACGATGGTGCGGACATGATCGCCAGCGGGCATTATGCGAGAATCGTCGAAGGTAAGCTTTACAGAGCGCTGGACAGAGAGAAGGATCAGTCCTACTTTTTGGCCTCAATCGAGAGACGCAGACTCGCCAAGATCATCTTCCCAAATGGTGACAAAACCAAGTCTCAAGTGAGAGAAATCGCAGTCAAGGCACGGATTCACGTTCATTCGAAACAGGAATCTCAAGATCTGTGTTTCATCCCGGACGGCGATCAGGAACGTTTCTTCAAAGAACACAACGTGGAATTCAGTGAAGGTCCGATCTACGATGTTCATGGCAGAGAATTGGGCAGGCACAAAGGTTTAATTCGTTACACTGTGGGTCAGAGGAAACTTGGAATCTCACTGGGGTCGAGAACGTACGTGGTGCGAATCGATCCGGGAAGGAACGCAATAATCGTTGGAAAAGAGGAGGATGTTTACCGAAAAAGCTTCTCGGTGAGCCGTCTCAACTTATTGGAGTACCTTCCCGAAGAGTTCACAGCAAGTGTAAAAGTAAGAAAGAACACATCAGAAGTGCCATGTTTCGTGAGACACAACGGAAGCGAAGCGCATGTTGAAACACAGCAACCCATTTTCGCAATCACACCTGGTCAAGCAGCGGTGTTTTACGATGGTGAGCTCGTGCTTGGTAGCGGAATTATCGAAGAAGTTTTGTGA
- a CDS encoding sugar kinase yields the protein MARVVTFGEIMMRLATPNFLRFVQTRSFDVTYAGAEANVAVSLANFGLEASFVTKLPKNEFGIAVLRYLRQYNVDTSHIIFGEGRLGVYFLETGYSQRPSKVIYDRANSAFALSSPEEYDWDRILNNANWFHFTGITPALGDNLVQACLDALKKAKEKGIIVSCDLNYRAKLWSQEKAREVMSQLVKYVDVLFANEEDAEKVFGIKADESNVVEGKLSLKGYEQVCRRLKERFGFKKVAISLRESIVANLNGWSGVLLDGDDFYSAKQYTVHIVDRVGAGDSFSAGIIYGLLNGMKPEETLEFAVAASCLKHTIVGDFNEVTVDEVKSLMKGSGSGRVVR from the coding sequence ATGGCCAGAGTTGTTACCTTCGGAGAGATCATGATGAGGCTCGCAACACCGAATTTCTTGAGGTTTGTCCAGACGAGGAGTTTCGATGTCACCTATGCTGGGGCGGAAGCGAACGTGGCCGTCTCACTCGCAAACTTCGGTCTGGAAGCATCATTTGTGACGAAACTTCCCAAGAACGAGTTCGGTATCGCAGTTCTGCGCTATCTCAGACAGTACAATGTGGATACGTCTCACATAATCTTTGGAGAGGGAAGGCTGGGTGTCTATTTCCTTGAAACCGGCTATTCTCAAAGGCCTTCGAAAGTGATCTATGACAGGGCAAATTCCGCGTTCGCCCTTTCCAGCCCCGAGGAGTACGACTGGGATCGGATCCTGAACAACGCAAACTGGTTCCACTTCACCGGAATAACGCCGGCACTCGGGGACAACTTGGTGCAAGCGTGTCTCGATGCTCTGAAGAAGGCCAAAGAGAAAGGCATAATTGTGTCGTGCGATCTCAACTACAGAGCCAAACTGTGGAGCCAGGAAAAGGCGAGAGAGGTGATGTCACAGCTCGTTAAGTACGTCGACGTTCTCTTCGCGAACGAGGAGGACGCGGAGAAAGTCTTCGGTATAAAGGCGGACGAGAGCAACGTCGTGGAGGGTAAACTCAGTTTGAAAGGATACGAGCAGGTGTGTCGCAGGCTTAAGGAAAGGTTCGGTTTCAAAAAGGTGGCGATAAGCCTGCGAGAAAGCATCGTTGCCAATCTAAACGGTTGGTCTGGTGTTTTGCTCGACGGAGACGATTTCTACAGTGCCAAGCAGTACACAGTTCACATAGTCGATAGAGTTGGCGCGGGAGATTCCTTCTCTGCAGGCATCATATACGGTCTTCTGAACGGTATGAAACCTGAAGAAACTCTGGAGTTTGCCGTTGCTGCTTCATGTTTGAAACACACGATCGTCGGAGACTTCAACGAGGTCACCGTCGACGAGGTGAAGAGCCTGATGAAAGGTTCTGGAAGTGGAAGGGTTGTGAGGTGA
- a CDS encoding IclR family transcriptional regulator: MSIYSVERSLKVLEYIASKRNGVRVRDVAEFLNVTAPAAFKHLETLVRCGYAFKDPYTHRYFASYKLAELGSIVLRNIEVREIAHPLLIELMEKTNMTVHFALKDGFEGVYVDKVESARTIPTVSRIGMKMRLYSTGFGKAILAFLSEEELEQYLKNVPLSRCTPNTITNPEKLKQELLLVRERGYAIDNEENEYGVKCVGAPVFDYTNKVIGAISVTGAAGLLNEETIPKIAREVMNTAREISKKLGAVIVS; the protein is encoded by the coding sequence ATGTCCATCTACTCGGTTGAGAGATCTTTGAAAGTCCTTGAGTACATCGCTTCGAAAAGGAACGGTGTCAGGGTTCGCGACGTTGCGGAATTTTTGAACGTAACAGCACCAGCGGCGTTCAAGCACCTTGAAACACTTGTCAGGTGTGGCTACGCGTTCAAAGATCCGTACACCCACAGATACTTCGCCTCCTACAAGCTGGCCGAGCTCGGGAGCATAGTCCTCAGGAACATAGAAGTGCGCGAGATAGCCCATCCACTCTTGATCGAATTGATGGAGAAGACCAACATGACGGTCCATTTCGCCCTCAAAGATGGTTTCGAAGGTGTTTACGTCGACAAGGTCGAGAGTGCAAGAACGATTCCAACAGTTTCGAGGATAGGAATGAAGATGAGACTGTACTCAACGGGTTTCGGCAAAGCCATCCTCGCTTTCCTGAGCGAGGAAGAGCTCGAACAGTATCTGAAGAACGTACCACTCAGCAGATGCACGCCAAACACCATCACAAACCCTGAAAAACTCAAGCAAGAATTACTCTTGGTGAGAGAAAGAGGCTACGCCATCGACAACGAGGAGAATGAATACGGGGTCAAGTGCGTTGGAGCACCGGTGTTCGATTACACCAACAAAGTCATTGGTGCCATCAGCGTCACAGGCGCGGCTGGTCTGCTGAACGAAGAGACCATACCAAAAATCGCTCGCGAGGTCATGAACACAGCGAGAGAAATCTCGAAAAAGCTGGGGGCCGTCATCGTTTCGTGA
- a CDS encoding helix-turn-helix domain-containing protein gives MIKVLLPSNVLGSVELSSSKERLFVDFYDEDDYDKKLLEEFWDVVMGPKKFDNPTTIFVSSMDGVTMAIRYLESRLELDELKRKHEVLYNFAELQGLTAHEILRELQKLRNGCEKAIAFVAERGVHLLAYLEYFSAGKYVQHEEGIFEVNLNGKTKKIVFSDLPVEGFHNLRIPPLRERKNDIPYMVDWVLSSIHQKHRYLPLKFPSEEIMDLFLKYDWPGNTEELVKVVHMYAAGLDVVSYFVNSIPSRAEQDLRLPEYVKKVVTSVEKRAIRLFLEKYNWNRKKVASALGLNYKTLCYKIKKYGITKR, from the coding sequence ATGATAAAGGTCCTGCTGCCTTCGAACGTGCTCGGCAGTGTTGAACTTTCCTCGAGCAAAGAGAGGCTCTTCGTTGATTTCTATGATGAAGATGACTACGACAAAAAGCTACTCGAAGAGTTCTGGGACGTGGTGATGGGACCGAAGAAATTCGACAATCCCACCACGATCTTCGTCAGTTCGATGGACGGTGTGACGATGGCCATCAGGTATCTCGAGAGCAGGCTCGAACTGGATGAACTCAAGAGGAAGCACGAGGTGCTGTACAACTTTGCTGAACTACAGGGTTTAACCGCGCATGAGATCTTGAGGGAACTTCAAAAACTTCGCAACGGTTGTGAAAAGGCGATCGCTTTCGTGGCTGAAAGAGGAGTGCACCTGCTTGCGTATCTTGAATACTTCTCCGCGGGCAAGTACGTGCAGCACGAAGAGGGCATCTTCGAGGTCAATCTGAACGGTAAGACGAAAAAGATCGTTTTCAGCGATCTTCCCGTGGAAGGTTTTCACAACCTTCGCATTCCCCCCTTGAGAGAGCGTAAGAACGATATTCCCTACATGGTCGACTGGGTTCTTTCTTCGATACACCAGAAGCACAGATACCTACCATTGAAGTTCCCGAGTGAAGAGATCATGGACCTGTTTCTGAAATACGATTGGCCTGGGAACACGGAGGAGCTTGTCAAAGTGGTACACATGTATGCGGCAGGCTTGGACGTGGTCAGTTACTTCGTGAATTCGATCCCGAGTCGGGCCGAGCAAGACCTGAGATTGCCAGAGTACGTGAAGAAGGTTGTCACGAGCGTTGAAAAGAGAGCCATAAGACTCTTTTTGGAGAAGTACAACTGGAATCGCAAGAAAGTGGCCTCAGCGCTTGGCTTGAACTACAAAACGCTCTGTTACAAGATCAAGAAATACGGTATCACGAAACGATGA
- a CDS encoding bifunctional enoyl-CoA hydratase/phosphate acetyltransferase, with protein MRSLGELIEMAKRGRKKNLVVVGAEDEEAVKAALMAKREGLVDRIFLVGKLEKLRSYENLTDAELVDSTDESDASEKGVKLVSSKRADVLVKGLVKTSTLLKAVLNKEWGLRGAGLLTHLAAIEVPALDRIVFVSDGGIVIRPSLEEKVKLINNAVEVLHKLGYELPKVALICAVETVNPAMPETVEAAIIAKMNQRGEIKNCIVDGPLGLDNALSPRAAEVKGVRSPVAGCADLLIVPDIHSGNFLGKSAIYLANGRIAGMVIGAKAPIVLVSRADTAESKLLSIAMACSASEG; from the coding sequence ATGAGGTCTCTCGGTGAACTGATCGAAATGGCGAAGAGGGGAAGGAAGAAAAATCTCGTCGTCGTGGGAGCCGAGGACGAAGAAGCCGTCAAGGCGGCTTTGATGGCGAAAAGGGAAGGACTGGTGGATCGCATCTTCCTCGTGGGAAAGTTGGAGAAATTGAGAAGCTACGAAAATTTAACCGATGCGGAACTTGTCGACAGTACTGACGAAAGCGATGCGAGCGAGAAGGGTGTGAAGCTCGTTTCTTCTAAACGTGCGGATGTTCTGGTCAAGGGCCTTGTGAAGACATCAACCCTTTTGAAGGCCGTGCTCAACAAAGAATGGGGACTGAGAGGTGCAGGACTTCTGACACACCTCGCTGCAATCGAGGTGCCCGCACTGGACAGGATCGTGTTCGTGTCGGATGGAGGTATTGTTATAAGACCTTCACTCGAGGAGAAGGTGAAGCTCATCAACAATGCGGTGGAAGTTCTGCACAAACTGGGTTACGAATTGCCTAAAGTGGCTCTCATCTGTGCCGTCGAGACGGTGAACCCTGCCATGCCCGAGACAGTTGAAGCTGCAATAATTGCGAAAATGAACCAGCGCGGTGAGATTAAAAACTGCATCGTCGACGGGCCGCTGGGCCTGGACAACGCTTTGAGCCCGAGAGCTGCGGAAGTGAAAGGAGTGAGGAGTCCGGTTGCAGGCTGTGCGGACCTCTTGATCGTGCCCGACATTCATTCGGGCAACTTCCTTGGAAAATCTGCGATCTATCTTGCAAACGGCAGGATCGCGGGGATGGTGATCGGCGCAAAGGCACCCATCGTGCTCGTTTCGAGGGCGGACACCGCAGAGAGCAAGTTGCTCTCGATCGCCATGGCGTGTAGCGCGAGCGAGGGATAG
- a CDS encoding M55 family metallopeptidase, which yields MKIYVSVDMEGLAGIATWGEVDTSKKEASEALQEHLRALLEGLFSSGVGIDQVLICDAHGSGTAIPYKICEEFDNVSLVHGPIRKDYMMSGLDSTFDRVIFLGYHAGIGTKNAIMDHTYSSSLIHNVWINGKRMNEALINAGFAAHHNVPICLVVGDGALKEELDKEFHGTWLFVDTKMGLGRYAAIMKPKKRLFEEMKRAAAEAVKIPRNELVLYGFDAPVELKIEMKDTVYADMAELIPGVERIDGRTVRFVHNDYPVVFNTIMAIVYVAMAARDWRS from the coding sequence ATGAAGATATATGTTTCAGTCGACATGGAAGGTCTGGCGGGTATCGCCACGTGGGGAGAGGTCGACACCAGTAAGAAGGAAGCTTCGGAAGCTTTGCAAGAACATTTGAGAGCGTTGCTCGAGGGGTTGTTCTCTTCGGGAGTTGGAATTGATCAGGTGTTGATCTGTGATGCTCATGGCTCTGGTACGGCTATACCTTACAAGATATGTGAAGAGTTCGATAACGTCAGTCTTGTGCACGGTCCAATCAGGAAAGATTACATGATGAGCGGTCTCGATTCGACATTCGATAGAGTCATCTTTCTGGGTTATCATGCTGGAATCGGGACCAAAAACGCAATCATGGACCACACGTATTCGAGTTCTTTGATACACAACGTCTGGATCAACGGAAAGAGGATGAACGAGGCGCTCATAAATGCTGGGTTTGCCGCGCACCACAACGTTCCCATCTGTCTCGTCGTGGGTGACGGTGCGCTCAAAGAGGAGCTGGACAAAGAATTTCATGGCACGTGGCTTTTTGTAGATACCAAGATGGGGCTTGGACGTTACGCAGCCATCATGAAACCGAAGAAGCGTTTGTTCGAGGAGATGAAAAGAGCGGCTGCCGAAGCTGTGAAGATCCCGAGGAACGAACTGGTGTTGTACGGATTCGACGCTCCTGTGGAGCTGAAGATCGAAATGAAAGACACGGTGTACGCGGACATGGCCGAGCTGATCCCTGGCGTTGAGAGGATCGACGGCCGTACCGTGAGGTTCGTCCACAACGATTATCCTGTGGTTTTCAACACGATCATGGCGATAGTTTATGTGGCGATGGCAGCCCGCGATTGGAGGTCGTGA
- a CDS encoding radical SAM protein, translating to MVFVDPSGTIPISLTGKFCHMNCAHCGGHYLSHMKTLREMDQLAKEGRRSFLISGGLEEDFLVPFRKHLHQLRYLKETYELSYNFHVGFPQSPVIELEGLADVVSFDFFADPKVMEAVYGFSVEPTKLLDAIARTRVVAVPHITVGILEGHISHEYEALKMLSERFNVVVLNVFVPTPGTKFSQALPPDLLQVKELFSYAAENFEHVILGCMQPRGEYRRSLQQSVKDFVSVIVKPVFKVDFDFKGCCALWLAKSKVEVVKHVR from the coding sequence ATGGTATTCGTCGATCCGAGTGGAACGATACCGATCTCGCTCACTGGAAAATTCTGTCATATGAACTGTGCGCACTGTGGTGGGCACTATCTCAGTCACATGAAGACTTTGCGGGAGATGGACCAACTTGCAAAAGAAGGACGCAGGAGCTTCCTGATAAGTGGAGGACTCGAGGAAGATTTTCTCGTGCCTTTCAGAAAACATTTGCATCAGTTGAGGTATCTAAAAGAAACGTACGAACTTTCCTACAACTTCCACGTGGGTTTTCCGCAGTCGCCCGTTATAGAACTGGAAGGCTTGGCCGACGTTGTGAGCTTTGACTTTTTCGCGGATCCAAAGGTCATGGAAGCCGTCTATGGGTTCAGCGTTGAACCGACGAAACTTCTGGATGCCATCGCACGAACGAGGGTCGTCGCCGTGCCACACATAACAGTTGGAATTCTGGAAGGCCACATCTCACACGAGTACGAAGCGCTGAAAATGCTTTCGGAACGGTTCAACGTTGTGGTCCTGAACGTCTTCGTACCGACTCCCGGAACGAAGTTTTCCCAAGCCCTTCCACCTGATCTCTTGCAGGTGAAAGAACTTTTCAGTTACGCCGCCGAGAACTTCGAGCATGTAATACTCGGCTGCATGCAACCTCGCGGTGAGTACAGACGCTCATTGCAGCAATCTGTGAAAGATTTTGTGAGCGTCATTGTGAAACCAGTGTTCAAGGTCGATTTCGATTTCAAAGGTTGCTGCGCCCTTTGGTTGGCGAAATCCAAAGTGGAGGTGGTGAAGCATGTACGATAA
- a CDS encoding acyl-CoA mutase large subunit family protein has protein sequence MYDKEQLKKIAEVFEHWQQQTENDMKKFPERKQRFLSSSGYEFKRCYTPLDVAELDYLKDLGMPGDYPYTRGVQRTMYRGRLWTMRQYAGFGTAEETNKRFKYLLQQGQTGLSVAFDLPTQIGYDSDHPLAEGEVGRVGVAVDSLRDIEILFDGIPLKDVSTSMTINSTAVILLSMYAVTAQKQGAKIEELRGTIQNDILKEYIARGTYIFPPEPSMKIVTDIFEFCAQHMPKWNTISISGYHIREAGASAVQELAFTFGDAIAYVEAAIKAGLDPNVFGRQLSFFFAAHNNFLEEIAKFRAARRIWAKIMKERFNVTNQDAMRLRFHTQTGGSTLTAQQPLNNIVRVAIQALAAVLGGTQSLHTNSFDEALGLPTEQSVQVALRTQQIIAYESGVADIVDPLAGSFAVEALTNEIEEKVWEYLEKIDALGGMVRAIELGYVQKEIHKSAYEQQLAIEKGEQIVVGVNAFQTKEEKPVENILKVDPALEEKQKESLKQLREQRDNRAVASALKELKQAAQEGKNIVPYVFEAVKCYATLGEISDVLREVYGEYTESTSI, from the coding sequence ATGTACGATAAAGAACAACTCAAGAAGATCGCTGAGGTGTTCGAACATTGGCAACAGCAGACAGAAAACGACATGAAGAAGTTTCCAGAGAGGAAACAAAGGTTCCTTTCGAGTTCGGGATACGAGTTCAAGAGATGTTACACGCCACTCGATGTGGCGGAGCTGGATTATTTGAAAGACCTCGGCATGCCGGGAGACTATCCGTACACGCGAGGCGTTCAGAGAACGATGTACCGTGGAAGGCTCTGGACGATGAGGCAGTACGCAGGCTTTGGAACCGCGGAAGAAACGAACAAACGCTTCAAATACCTTTTGCAACAGGGTCAAACGGGCTTGTCGGTGGCCTTCGATCTGCCCACACAAATCGGTTACGATTCAGACCATCCTCTCGCAGAGGGCGAGGTCGGACGTGTGGGCGTCGCGGTGGACTCCTTGAGGGACATAGAGATACTCTTTGACGGTATTCCACTTAAGGACGTCAGCACCTCCATGACCATAAATTCCACTGCGGTGATCCTCCTGAGCATGTACGCTGTGACAGCACAGAAGCAGGGGGCGAAGATTGAAGAACTCAGAGGCACGATACAGAACGATATCCTGAAGGAGTACATAGCGAGAGGCACATACATCTTCCCTCCTGAACCATCAATGAAGATCGTCACAGATATTTTTGAATTCTGCGCTCAGCACATGCCCAAATGGAACACGATAAGCATCAGCGGCTATCACATAAGAGAGGCCGGCGCCAGCGCAGTCCAGGAACTTGCTTTCACGTTCGGTGACGCGATCGCTTACGTCGAAGCGGCCATCAAGGCCGGACTGGATCCGAACGTGTTCGGAAGACAGTTGTCATTCTTCTTTGCTGCACACAACAACTTTCTGGAAGAGATCGCCAAGTTCAGAGCCGCAAGACGCATCTGGGCGAAGATCATGAAGGAACGTTTCAACGTTACCAACCAGGACGCTATGAGACTCAGATTCCACACGCAGACGGGTGGTTCCACACTCACAGCACAACAACCACTGAACAACATCGTTCGCGTGGCGATCCAGGCACTGGCGGCCGTACTCGGTGGTACTCAGTCTCTGCACACAAATTCCTTCGACGAAGCACTCGGTCTTCCGACAGAACAATCCGTACAGGTCGCACTCAGGACACAGCAGATAATCGCCTACGAATCTGGTGTTGCGGACATCGTCGATCCACTGGCAGGTTCCTTCGCTGTGGAGGCTCTGACGAACGAGATCGAAGAGAAAGTCTGGGAATATCTGGAGAAGATCGACGCTTTGGGTGGCATGGTCCGTGCGATAGAACTTGGATACGTTCAGAAGGAGATCCACAAGAGTGCATACGAGCAACAGCTGGCGATTGAAAAAGGCGAGCAGATCGTCGTGGGAGTGAACGCGTTCCAGACCAAAGAAGAAAAGCCGGTTGAGAACATCCTCAAGGTTGACCCCGCACTTGAAGAGAAACAGAAAGAGTCCCTCAAACAATTGAGAGAACAAAGAGACAACAGGGCCGTCGCGAGCGCGTTGAAAGAATTGAAACAAGCTGCGCAGGAAGGTAAAAACATCGTTCCTTACGTTTTCGAAGCAGTCAAATGCTACGCGACCCTCGGCGAGATCAGCGATGTTCTGAGAGAAGTTTACGGAGAGTACACCGAGAGCACATCGATCTGA
- a CDS encoding cobalamin B12-binding domain-containing protein codes for MKKYRILIAKPGLDGHDRGAKVVAHALRDAGFEVIYTGLRQTPEQIVKTAIQEDVDLIGLSILSGAHLQLSKKVIELMKKEGIGNIPVFVGGIIPPDDVPKLLEIGVVRVFGPGTPLSKIVQEVREVLEGVASTSGS; via the coding sequence ATGAAGAAGTACAGGATCTTGATTGCAAAACCTGGTTTGGACGGACACGATCGCGGTGCAAAGGTCGTCGCACACGCCCTGAGGGATGCGGGTTTCGAAGTGATATACACCGGTCTGAGACAGACTCCCGAGCAGATAGTGAAAACTGCGATCCAAGAGGACGTCGATTTGATAGGGCTCTCGATCCTGTCTGGCGCACATTTGCAGTTGTCGAAGAAAGTGATCGAGCTGATGAAAAAAGAGGGCATAGGGAACATTCCAGTCTTCGTGGGAGGCATAATCCCACCCGACGATGTACCCAAGTTGCTCGAGATAGGTGTTGTACGTGTGTTTGGACCAGGAACACCGCTTTCGAAGATCGTTCAGGAGGTCAGAGAGGTTCTGGAAGGGGTGGCGAGCACGAGTGGATCATAA
- the meaB gene encoding methylmalonyl Co-A mutase-associated GTPase MeaB, whose product MDHKQIAKLITLIENEPDRSRDILKKLPKRICPVIGFTGSPGVGKSTLIDQVIARLRSIGKTVAVVAVDPSSPFSQGAFLGDRVRMKKHFLDEGVFIRSMASRGALGGLNESIYDVVELLESVGFDYVLIETVGVGQAEIEVRYVADVVVLVLSPGFGDEMQLLKAGVMEIADIYVVNKSDLEGNDSLYDQLVGFLTFAGRDASSVVKTTALNGNGVEELVDKVITLWKSLAETERLKQMRKERLKHHTETLARRTLQRYLSTVDSQDPYESVELALKSMCERLKYGQGGGT is encoded by the coding sequence GTGGATCATAAGCAGATCGCCAAGCTCATAACGTTGATAGAAAATGAACCTGACAGATCGAGGGATATTCTGAAAAAGCTGCCGAAGAGGATCTGTCCTGTGATCGGCTTCACGGGAAGTCCTGGCGTTGGCAAGAGCACGCTGATCGACCAGGTGATCGCGAGGCTCAGATCCATCGGGAAAACGGTCGCGGTCGTTGCGGTGGACCCGTCCAGTCCGTTCAGTCAGGGTGCCTTCCTCGGCGACAGGGTCAGGATGAAGAAACACTTTCTCGACGAAGGCGTTTTCATAAGGAGCATGGCGTCGCGTGGTGCGCTCGGTGGTTTGAACGAGAGTATCTACGACGTCGTGGAATTGCTCGAATCTGTCGGTTTCGACTACGTTCTGATCGAGACGGTGGGCGTTGGTCAGGCCGAAATCGAGGTTCGGTATGTGGCTGATGTCGTAGTACTGGTGTTGTCACCAGGCTTCGGAGACGAAATGCAGCTTTTGAAGGCCGGCGTCATGGAGATCGCGGATATATACGTGGTGAACAAATCGGACCTTGAGGGGAACGACTCACTGTACGATCAGCTCGTTGGTTTTCTCACCTTTGCTGGAAGAGATGCCTCGAGCGTCGTGAAGACCACGGCACTGAACGGAAACGGAGTAGAAGAACTCGTCGACAAAGTAATAACCTTGTGGAAGAGTCTTGCCGAAACCGAGAGGTTGAAGCAAATGAGAAAAGAAAGGCTGAAGCACCACACGGAAACGCTTGCGAGAAGAACGTTGCAGAGATATCTTTCAACCGTGGATTCACAAGATCCTTACGAAAGTGTCGAGCTGGCGTTGAAATCTATGTGTGAACGTCTGAAATATGGTCAGGGGGGAGGGACTTGA
- a CDS encoding inorganic diphosphatase gives MNQVEALVEIPKGSRNKYEFDKTLGRIRLDRVLYSPLHYPADYGFILNTLAEDGDALDVLIVTYEPTFPGCIVQVRPVGVLIMQDERGRDEKILAVPTVDPRFNDVEDLTHLPRHLLLEIEHFFTVYKTLEEKSTEILGWQGREEAWRLIHQAQERFSQQT, from the coding sequence GTGAATCAGGTGGAAGCTTTGGTGGAGATCCCTAAAGGTAGTCGCAACAAGTACGAGTTCGACAAAACACTCGGTCGGATCCGACTGGACCGTGTGCTTTATTCGCCCTTGCATTATCCTGCTGATTACGGGTTCATTTTGAACACTCTTGCGGAAGATGGAGATGCGCTGGATGTCCTCATTGTGACATATGAGCCGACATTCCCTGGATGTATTGTGCAGGTTCGACCCGTTGGAGTGCTGATAATGCAAGATGAAAGGGGACGTGACGAAAAGATTCTGGCGGTGCCCACCGTGGATCCTCGTTTTAATGATGTTGAAGACCTAACGCATTTGCCTCGGCACCTTCTCCTCGAGATCGAGCACTTTTTCACAGTGTACAAAACCTTAGAAGAAAAATCTACCGAGATTCTCGGATGGCAAGGGCGCGAAGAAGCATGGCGATTGATTCATCAAGCTCAAGAGCGTTTCAGCCAGCAAACTTGA